The Sorex araneus isolate mSorAra2 chromosome X, mSorAra2.pri, whole genome shotgun sequence DNA segment AGCCAGGTACTGAAACTACTGGCCAGGGAAAGAATGGTCTGTGTTTTGAGGAAAGTGGGATTGAATCTGGCGGTAGTTTTGCAGACATTGCTACACTGGTGGAAGACATACATCTTCCCCAGCTCTTTGATTGCTTAGAAGACCTAGATCAATGCAAAGATCTGCAGGTAGAGACCACCACAGATACCATCACTCTGAATCAGGTGCAAGAAAATTCAAGTGGCACTGAGGCTCCCTCCCATCCAACCCGGAAGAACAAAAATGAGGCCTCTGAGCCTCTTGAGGGAGAACCCAAGGCCAAAATCCAGCCACAAGTCCCCGAAGGCTTGCTAGGGGGAGCAGTGATGGTCTGTAATGCTGCAGTGAGTGACAGGTGTCCTGTGACCATGGCCAAACAGAAGAGCAAACCTCAGAAAGCTGCATCCAGCAGGATCAGCAAGACCAAGAGCCATGGGCAGGAGAAGACAAAAAAGTCCCGAGAAAACTCTAAGAAAGCTGAGGAGAGTAAGCAGCCAGGGAACAAGGTGAAGGCAGAGGAGAAGCCCACCATCGCCAGGATGAAACGCAAGAAAAGTcagcctgagctctgccaggaggcctTTAAAAAGCCCCGCAGCTGCCTAGGCATGCACATGCTGGAGTCCGTGCAGGTGTTTCACGCGCTGGGGAAGAAGAACGATCAAAAGCCTGGCTTCTCTTCCTCCCGGGTCCTGGGTAGCTCCAAGAAGCCCAGAGACTTCCAGGCCTCCTCAGCTGTCCAACCCTGGCTAGGTGCCACCCGGGATGGAAAAGGTGTGGAGAAAACTCAGCTCAAAGCACAGAAACCAAGCAGCAGTGCTGAAGAATGCTCGTCTCCATCCCAGTATGAGCTGCCGCCTCCTGGGAAGGTCAAATTGGTACCTTTGCCTTTTCCAACCATGGAGAAGCCGCGAGTTCGACCTGTTCCTCGGAGACCACAGTCTCTGGCTTCACAACGTCCTGCTGCAGCtcaccctgccaggcctggctctACCAACTCAGCTCAGCCATCTGCCGCCAATTCATCCCGGCCAACCACCGCAtctttgccaggccctgccaaaCCAGCTCAGCCCATTTCAACCAACCCATCTCGACCAGGTTTGCCAAACCCTCCTAGCCGGCCTATTCCTCAGCCTGCCACTTCTAGACCTGCTCCCTGCAAGACAACCGCTAGCACTTCTCTCCAGCGGGAGCCTCTTCCCGTCTCTGTGACCAAGTGCCAGTCTCCACCCAAagctcagagtcagagtcagtTTCTACTCCAAGACTTCCGTTTCCAACCGATTCCATGGAGAAAGCCCAATGTTCCCGAGCCAGTAATGTCCAAGCCCATCACAAAAGAGCAGAGGCCAGAGCGGGAGGCTATGAAAAGGAAGGCTCAGCAGGAGCGTGAGAACGCTGCCAAATACACCTCTTTGGGGAAAGTGCAGTTTTTtattgagagagaaaaagagatggacATCTCTCAATACTATGGCTACGTAATGTGAGTAGCTGGGATGGTGGGTGCCACTTTAGGTGCCAGATGGTTGCCGTAGAGAAACACTTGAAATGCCATACACATTTCATTTATTCtggtatattattaaaaatttaaaattaaactcttaaattaaaaatttaagagttGCCTTAAAGTTAATAGATTGataataaaattctgaattttgaGATGCTGTCAACTGTGGTTGTtatttgggtggggtgggggctgaagGATGAGAAAGAATGGGAAGTTCGAGAGAGGACAATAGGGAAAGAGACAAGActcttaaaaaagagaaaaaagcttgGTCCAGGGTTTTAGAGCCCATAAGAGGAGAAATTTCATGGGCCTGAAGAAGAGTAGAGAAGGGTCAGAGGAGTAGTATagctgttagggcatttgccttgcacggaggcTGACCCAACTTTGATCCTTGCAATCCTATAtcatccccagagtcccaccagatGTGAAActtgagcacaaggccaggagtaaggcctcagcacagccaagtatgcCCCTGTCCCCAGTCTCCTCCAAAAAAGAATGGGAGAAATGAACAGTGTGGGGGTTTGGGTTAAAAGAATACATTTGGAATAGGTTGAGGAAGGCAGATGAATCTAAGATGACCAGAAGAAAAGTCAAAATTCTTTCATGGAGGCTGTCTTTATTCCTCATGACCACCTCTGGAAAATAAAGCAATTTGAGACATCTCCAGAATGTTTGGGTGGTCTATCCATAGTGATCATGTCTGGGGGATGCAAACACATATACTAGGGAATGAACCTACCAGATGTGGCCAAGGGTCCTCAGAGTTATTCAGCAATGACTGTTAACAGGGACCAAGCCAAGAGAACAGTTGTAGCAGGATGCCCGAAGATCAGCCCCCTGAATATGTAAAGATAAATCACCATGTACTCAGGCCCTAGGTTCAGCAGCCCTCTTAGATGCACCATATCACTTCATCTTCCCAACAATACTCAGAGCCGGTATTACGGGGTCACTCTGCTAGCGAGGTTCAACAATGAGATTTATATGACTAAGTTCTTTTAATTTACAAAACTCCCCGAGGTGGCCTACCTGGCTTTCTGGCCACAGCATCCTGATCTTACTGGCGGGAGAGCTCAAAATAGATTCTCTTGAGGGGGTCGCACGGTGGTCTTCTACGGTCCCTGGTGCCTGCAGCCTGCTCTAAACATCGCTGTTAACTGAAGCTCACACAAGAATCAAGAATTGGGGGCAGGGCCGAGGGAGGTACCGGACTGGGACATGCGCACTAGATCACCGCTCCCAAAGCGGTTGGTACCGGTTCTCCTTGAGGCTGAGAAGTTGGTTGTGGGAAGAGATGGTCCTGGGAGAGTTACGGGGTGTTGGATGAAAGTGAAGGAAACTGAGAAGGGCTGGGACCGGTACAGCAGATGGTCATCATGGGAAATTTGgtttacattaaaatgttttttagtgAAAAATTGTATTCTATAAATGAGAGAAACAACAAAAACGAAGTAGATTTAAAAGAagaggtcacatgcaaggccagagagagctcaaataAGGCTGGAGTTTGTTCTGGGGCTCCTTGCTGGATCTTGGGCAGGCAGCCTGGTTTCCCTCACCCCTCTAGCACCCCGCGGTGTGACTCCAAACTAACCCCCAAGTGTTATACATGCAAAGACTAAAGAAACAATATGCAAGCTGCAGAACATTAAGAGGATGGActtggttttctttgggggggaggggggcgcgatGGAAGGGGCTTTAAAGTGAAGTGTTTTCAGTatttctttaaggggaaaatagtAACAACACCTTGACCAGCACACGGATTATGACCCAAAGAGGGAGTCTGATGGCCTTATATTGTTACAATGAAAAAGGTAAGTTGTTCTATGTTTAGGTAACTCAGagtttgcaaagaaaaaaaaattgttacagCCCAACAGCTTTTCCCAATTTTCATAGGTGCTTCTAGGAactgagtggaggagagaaaacTTGGACCCTTTTAAAATACACAtctgcataaatatttttttgttggcTTTACCATTTGAGACTAACTTCAGTGGCATTTGGTATACTTGCTAGTTTTGCAACTCTTACCACGAATTTACCCATAACATTTTCATCATTGCTAAAAACAGCCTCTTCACTACCCACTGACCTCTccattctctctttcctctggTTCCTGGCAAcattctcctttttctttatgAATTTGCTTTCTCTGAACACTTCATACACATGGATCCTAAAATATGTGCCATTTGTGACTTCCTTTGTCAAAACCTGATGCTTTCAAAGTTCATTTGTGCTATAGTGCGTCAGTACGAGATATAACTAGTATTCTGTTGTACGGATGTACCACATTGGAAAGGTTTCCACACTTTATAAATGCACAGAACCCTGGGCGGCTTATACGTAGGCTAAAGGAAATATTTACAGTGAGTGGAGACataatacagagagtagggtgcacGCTGTGGACCTGGGTGACTAggtggcagcacatatggtcccctgagccctgccaggagtggtccatgaGCGCAGAGTGAAGaagtagctctgagcaccatcaggtgtggctccaacacaaaaaataaaagcattcacGCACACACGCAAAACACAGACCCGTCCATGTACTTTTAGATGCTAACAACATCATGGTGTAGACTAAATAATGGCCATTCAAAGAGATCATCAACCCTGCAAATCTTCCTTTGTTTAGTAAAAACTTGATTGAATGCATGTTATGGCTGGCGACAGAGATTTGGTGAGTCAGTGGCATAACATTTGTTCTGACAAAGTAGaggcagaagaagatgatggAGATAGAAGAGAAGGTCAGTTGGCCACGGAGGCCAAGACATGAGTGTGTTAGCCATCAGACAAGCCGTGTGGCAGTTTTTGGtagttaaaagaaaatacagaccTCCTAGAGAAGCCATGTATCCTGGCTGACACCATTGTACCAGTCATGTGTTTATTAAATTTCTGGCTTCCATGaatgtggattttattttctgatgtttAAGCTACCAGGTGATTTGTTAGAGCACTTACAGGAGAAAAAACTGCAACACTTCAATAACATAATAGTTTGTAAAACAATACAGTGGTCCAGAAACCAATATTTGAAACCAGGacatacaaaatttttaaatcttttcctATTTCATTCTTAAATAAACACAGTACTTGTTAATGGAACGTGTGTTGCTGTTCCGCAGGTAGCAACATCTAGAAACTGGGGCTTAAATTAGACAGGCCCAGCCTTGTTTACTGCTCCACATTGATTTTCAAACAATTTTGGCTTTTTATTACAGTGACACCCCAAAACACAGCTTTGAAACGATGGAGAGCACTGAAGGGGATGTAAGATGATCTTATGTTGAAACTGGGAATTGACTAGCTCGATGCTCATACAGGATCTAAGAGATGCCAAGCActtgtagggtgcttgcattggaaacagttgacccaagttcaaaacctggcatcccatatggtccgccaggagtgattcctgttgtacagggagtaatccttgagcaccagcaaGAGTGGGCCCCCCAAAATGTCCTGCTAAACTATATCAGTTGCTTTTGTGGCCTGGGGCACCCCAGTATAACTTACAACCTAAATTCTAAttattaggtttttctttttgtggccCTAAAATTTGTCAAACAGCCACCGTAGTGTTTCTTTCAAAGCATGAAATGCTACCCCTTTTCCATTCAAACACtccctctgtagcactgtcatcccattgttcattgaacgtgcaccaataacatctccattgtgagacttgttactgtttttggcatatcgaatacgccacgggtagcttgccaggctctgccatgcgggcaggatactcttggtagcttgccaagctctcagagagggacagaggaaacaaacccaggtcggcctcatgcaaggcaaacatcctacctgctagtTCCTAATTTTTCTCAGAGCCAAAGCCAACATTCTTACAATGGCCTATTAGGCCCCTTTCATtaactttccttttcctttctccctttccttttcctttcttttttctcctccttttttttcttccttccttccttccttccttccttccttccttccttccttccttccttccttccttctgtctctttctttatttcttctttctttcctcctatcTTCCTTTTGTTAATTAGGGAtcagcaaatattttctatttaaaaaaccacacacacacacacacacacacacacacacacacagtaaataGGTTAGTCTTTGAggacctgtctctgtctctgctcatcTCTGCACTTGTAGTGTGAAATCAGCCTCTGGAGCCTCAGCTGATTCTTCACCAGAAAACTTCCTAATTGTGTCTTTGCACTGGCTCCTACTGggtcttcttttcttcacttctaaaaatatttctactccAGAGATTGAGCAATGATATAGgggttaatatattaatattccatgtgactgaccctggttctatgtctagcaccacatatggtcccatgagcaccaccaggagtcactcctgagcacatagaCAGGAGTACTGGAGTATTACTGGGACTCGTCCAAaacctctacacacacacacacacacacacatacacacacacacacatttctgggGCTGAATTGATAGAAcggtgagtagggtgcttgccatgtatGAGAACAATCCTcaagggctcaagggaccatatgggatgggatgccagagattgaacccagacccaccatgtacaaggcaaatgccttacccactgtactatcactttgttCCAGATATGCTATTTTAAATTCAACGGCCTTCAAGACTACTTTTATCATTCTGATTCTCTTTATAGATCCCCAATTATTCCATACTACTTGGGATTTTCTAATAGATGGTGTAATTTGTTTATCACAATAATTGGCTTAATCTGTCTAAATTGTTTCTTATCTGCCAAATCCAGTTGTCACTTTCACCCTCCATCCAGCAGGGGTCAGTCACAGAGAATCAGACAAACACGTAAGTTGACAAACACCTGGATTGTCCAAGAATTAGGGTCACCTGGACTGCCATCAGTGGTTTCACAGACAGgtcaatacaatggaatattgttcCCCAAACCCCACTTCATCCCAGCAGATGAGTCACTCTTTAAGCTGGCAGAGACATCAAGGACAGTTAGTAAGTACATTAACATGCCATAGGTACAAGGAGAGCAGAGGCTAGTGTAGTTCAAACAGCAAATCAGTAGgcatccttaaaatataaagtgttggtgctggagagatagttcagtggacaGGGCACCTGTGTTGCACCCAGTCTACTGAGCtcctcctgaatgcagagccagaagtaagccctgagcatggccaggcgtggcacccaaaccaaaataaataaataaggttgcgactgttttctattctatttttggcCATAATGACCCTTAATCTAAAAAACCCTAactgagacttatgcctgaaagcattgtaattttccacatggtgattcaataataataattaaaaaaaattttttaaatctaaaaaacCCTAAACAGTACTAGTCTATGTTTTCCTGGCACAAGTTTGCAGCTGGAAGATACTTTGTCATCTATTCTATGCTTGTCTActgttctttcctgggtgcatgtTTGCCTAGGGGAATATCCTAACCTTGGGGTCTTTTGGTTAGGGGATAATTTCTCATAATAATCTATCACTTCCTCACCCTAAAGTAAGCTCCTTGTTAAATTATAGATCTTTGAaggcagggattttttttctgttacttgCTCAATTGTATATACCTACTCCTTTATTAAACAGTGTTTGGTACTGTTAATTGAGCTTTATTGAGTTGCCTGCTCAATAAATATCAGTTGAATGcctgtataaatatttttaaggagtTTATAATAGTAGCATGCAATTCTTTTTATCTCTCATTCCATATTATAATACCCAATTACAACtgccaattatttatttataaatgacttTTAAACCCAAAATaagataatcataaaaataataaaaacttaaataataaaatccttAATTCAAAAAGTGTAAGTAAAATtattctaagggctggagtgataggacagtaggtaaggcatttgccttacataccgctgacctgggttagatttgtggcaccccatagagtccccaagcctgccaggagtgaactttgagtgcagagtcaggggtcagccctgagctctgctgtgtgtggccccaaagcaaaacaaaccatgTCTTATTGCATgtttttatgaaattttcttcttgTTGGAAATCACAACCTTGAGAATAGAGCACTTATTTAAAACAAAGCCTTTGAATTATGAGGATGC contains these protein-coding regions:
- the LOC129399922 gene encoding uncharacterized protein C2orf78-like yields the protein MMQIEDKVMTMAAKNVQTYSRIASSSHLPFIDISPSLTMSENFQNPSVLGTAHSLQLPLSVVNNAASLTGSVCNYSRVSAPAGSSDWLLPSASGTSFQPLMGSAYLYQHSSTTMLSGVSGQSQISTSAASYPSLLEWDIAGSAEKKSSMGDYTVTVLDQDTAVSSLSMAARYEKPLDTNNTVSVYPSLSARLVERTPSQVPNQSHSLSLPYQDGSQVYYYHQGTQGPLLSGELGPYLQSYGSMTYTGGRGSALQTYSNSSPEMVMVLKEIQPSKNRPPASTSGIYYSVSAQPITESSYQVMNTQGMESSLALQPSSQTFCLTQPSELATSCSSRIQILESNQPPELLDVPIIAPAQSNLALPPAPNQEHTDNNLDEMKIGLSKSLDTYQTPIENEDPPLCPLEISDIHQLLACIDTLSQEQEPGTETTGQGKNGLCFEESGIESGGSFADIATLVEDIHLPQLFDCLEDLDQCKDLQVETTTDTITLNQVQENSSGTEAPSHPTRKNKNEASEPLEGEPKAKIQPQVPEGLLGGAVMVCNAAVSDRCPVTMAKQKSKPQKAASSRISKTKSHGQEKTKKSRENSKKAEESKQPGNKVKAEEKPTIARMKRKKSQPELCQEAFKKPRSCLGMHMLESVQVFHALGKKNDQKPGFSSSRVLGSSKKPRDFQASSAVQPWLGATRDGKGVEKTQLKAQKPSSSAEECSSPSQYELPPPGKVKLVPLPFPTMEKPRVRPVPRRPQSLASQRPAAAHPARPGSTNSAQPSAANSSRPTTASLPGPAKPAQPISTNPSRPGLPNPPSRPIPQPATSRPAPCKTTASTSLQREPLPVSVTKCQSPPKAQSQSQFLLQDFRFQPIPWRKPNVPEPVMSKPITKEQRPEREAMKRKAQQERENAAKYTSLGKVQFFIEREKEMDISQYYGYVM